AGGGATTTGATCGTAATCAAGCCGAATTTGTTGGGATAATACAAACCAGATTTTTGGACGGGGCTCATGATGACTCCATTAAATTAACTTCGCCAGATCTTCGGCGGCGCGACGCATATCCAGGAAGATCAGGCCAAGCCTGGCCTGTTCACGAACCAGGGCGGTTAGAACCGCTTCCTCCCCCACGGAGATAAGAACGACATAGCCCTTCAGCCCCTTGATATAAACCTGCTCGAGAGAGCCGCGCCCCAATTCGCCGGCAATTCGTTCACCCAACGACAACATGGCCGCCGACATTGCGGAGACACGATCTTCCTCCACGCCCTGCGGCAAAGCGGAAGCAATGCTCAAACCATCCACGCTGACGATAGCCGAGGCTTCGATATCCGGCGAGGACGCCTGCAATTCCCTCAGGCGGTCTACCATTTGTTGTGTGCGATTTTTTGTCAACCCAGCCCTCCTGGGGAATTTTTACGCCCCAAATATTTCAGGACGTTTTATACATTCATCGAAACAATTTTAGAACATGGCTACCAATGTGTCAAGTTCGCCATCGCTTGGTTTGCAAAAGGGCAAGGCGTTCATGACACGAAATACCAGCCAAGGATGCGTTGTATTGACACGGTCATACCCTCATGGTAAACTACTGCCCGCTTAACCAAATGGTCTCGTGGTGTAGCGGCCTAACATGCGGCCCTGTCAAGGCCGAGATCGCGGGTTCGAATCCCGTCGGGACCGCCAGAATGTAATATTTCGAAAGGTCGAAACAAAGCAACCGGCAATTGAAGCCGGTTGTTTTGTTGTTTTACTGCGTCTAATATCTCAATGGCGGTACTCCGTCAAATGGATAAGCGTTCTATGTACGATGGTCAACCCCAAGCTTTGTTGGAGGCGGCATAGGGATGGGGAACAATAGTCGAAGACCATTTCCAAATCAAAGTGCGACGCAACAATGCCACAGAACGCACGATTGACAGGTTGGAAATATAAGCCAGTTCGTTTGCCATTACAAGCCTGGCGAGGCATGCAATCTGGCTTATAACAAACCGCTCTCCCACCCTTCTTACAGATTCTGGAAAACTTGGCTACAGGGACATTCAAATCCAGTGAGGCATGAAGCGCTGGTTCGAACCGCGGACAGGAAAACAGGTAGGTGTGGGGGTAATTAAATTCAAATGAAAATCAAAAAAATATAAATAAATTTTCCTGCCATTATTGATTGTAGACACTGTATGAGTGTCTGGTATTGAGCAATCATCCAATTATTAAGACTTCTATATGGTCCCTCAAAACTAATCACCGTATTCGGGCAATGAAAGTAGGTAATGCATTCAGTTACCCTTATTGTCCTGGGCATTAAGGTGGCAGGGCTAAGTCGTGACATAATCCATATTGCATTTGGTTTGTTTTTTTGCTACCATACAACCGAGTAAAATTACTGTTAGCGGGATTCGGATCAACCATTTTAGACCGTCGGAAGTAACCTGAAAACAATAAAGAAGTTCGAGGCATTGAACCAATGCTTTTAATTTGGTCGCTTAACCCACAACTGTGGGGGCGAGCATTGGGGAGCCAATAGCGAAACCGGCTGTTATAGCCGGTTGTTTGTTTAAATCCAGTTTTTCCAAGAGGAAACAATGTCAATCCAAAACCTGTTTTCAAATGCGAAATGGAACAAGGTGAATTTTCGGATTCAACCTGCCAAGATGATGCAAATCTTCTTGATCCTGACTGTTCTCACTTCGGCCGTTGGGGTAAATCCCGCAGCCGCAGAGGATTCCATACTTAGCGATCCTCTTCAGTTGAACCCGATGAGCGCGCCAGCTCTTCAAGATAGTTCTAATTCCCGGGCAGACGCTTTGGTGCTTATGAACTCTGATAGTGCTGGACACATTGACTTCGTTCACTATATCCAGCCGTATCTCGACCATTTTGGCATCCCTTATACCTTGCTGGATATTTCCACAACCCCCATAACCGAAAACGTGATCGATTATGCCTTGATCATCATCGGTCATCGGCAGTTGGATATCGCTGGCACTTACCTGGATACAACCGAGCAAGGCAATCTCTCAGCGGCGGTGAACGCTGGAACGGGTTTGGTCAACTTTGACAATGACTTATCAGCGGATGGCAGCACACCGCATTATTCATTTGTTCAAGATGTATTTGGCTTCGGTTATGGTGGAGCGACCAGCGGTTCAGGTGTGAGCTTTCCGAGCAGTACGCTTCATTATATCGCTGAACGCCACACGCCGGGTGAGAGCCTGGGCACAGGAGAGATGAGCCTGCCAGGTGTGACATTGCCGGGGGATGTGACTACAGTGGCCAGCACGGGCGCACAACCTTTCATCGCCGTGACGACCTATGGCGCTGGACGGGCAGTACAGTGGGGCAGTTATGAGTG
This portion of the Anaerolineales bacterium genome encodes:
- a CDS encoding roadblock/LC7 domain-containing protein — its product is MVDRLRELQASSPDIEASAIVSVDGLSIASALPQGVEEDRVSAMSAAMLSLGERIAGELGRGSLEQVYIKGLKGYVVLISVGEEAVLTALVREQARLGLIFLDMRRAAEDLAKLI